TTACATGCAGAAATATATAGATCAACTCAACGAAGCACAACGGGAACCAGTTCTACAAAAGGATGGTCCTATGATTATTATTGCAGGTGCTGGTTCTGGAAAAACACGTGTGTTGACCATTAGAATTGCTTATTTGATGAGTCAAGGAGTAGATTCATTTAGTATTTTATCGCTGACTTTTACTAATAAAGCAGCTCGTGAAATGAAAAACAGAATTGCTCAAATTGTTGGAGCAGGGGAAGCTAAGAATCTTTGGATGGGAACATTCCACTCTGTTTTTGCTCGTATTTTGCGTTCTGAAGCGGATCATTTGGGATATCCTTCAAATTTTACGATTTACGATTCTCAGGATTCTGTTCGATTAATTTCTTCTATTATTAAAGAAATGCAATTGGATCGTGATGTATATAAACCGAAACAAGTTCTAAGCCGAATTTCAAGTTATAAAAATAGTTTGATCACTGTAAAAGCCTATTTCAATAATCCTGAATTGCAGGAAGCGGATGCCATGTCCAAAAAACCACGATTAGGTGAAATCTATCAAAATTATGTAGATCGTTGTTTCAAAGCTGGCGCTATGGATTTTGATGATTTATTATTAAAAACGAATGAATTACTAACTCGTTTCCCTGAAGTTTTAGCTAAATATCAAAACAGATTTCGTTATATTCTGGTGGATGAGTACCAAGATACAAACCATTCCCAGTATCTTATTGTTCGAGCGCTATCCGATAAATTTCAAAATATATGTGTTGTAGGCGATGATGCCCAAAGTATTTATGCCTTCCGAGGAGCTAATATTAACAATATTCTAAATTTTCAGAAAGATTATGAAGGTGTAAAAACCTTTAGATTAGAGCAGAATTATCGTTCTACAAAAAATATTGTGGAAGCTGCCAATACCATAATCGATAAAAATAAAACGAAGCTTGATAAAATTGTTTGGACAGCAAATGATTTTGGTCCAAAGATAAAAGTGCATCGCAGTTTAACAGATGCCGAAGAAGGGCGTTTTGTAGCCAGTACCATTTTTGAACAAAAAATGCAAAACCAATTGCATAATGGTGCATTTGCCATTTTGTACCGAACCAATGCACAATCTCGAGCTATGGAAGATGCTTTGAGAAAAAGAGATATTCCATACCGAATTTATGGTGGTTTATCCTTTTATCAAAGAAAAGAAATCAAAGATGTTTTATGTTATTTGAGATTGGTTATTAATCCAAAAGATGAAGAAGCATTGATACGCGTAATCAATTACCCTGCGCGTGGTATAGGTGATACAACAGTCGAAAAACTTACTATTGCAGCCAATCATTACAAGCGTTCCATTTGGGAGGTAATGCAAAATATTGATAAAATTGACTTGAAACTAAATTCAGGAACTAAGCAAAAACTGACGGATTTTGTCACTATGATTCAGAGTTTTCAGGTTATTAATGAAAATCAAGATGCTTTTTATATTACAGATCATGTTTCTAAAAAAACAGGATTAGTTCAAGAATTAAAAAAAGATGCTACTCCAGAAGGAATGGCAAAAATTCAGAATATAGAAGAATTATTAAACGGTATCAAGGACTTTACTGAAGGGCAAAAAGAAATTGATGGCGCTCGTGGTGCATTATCAGAATTTATGGAAGATGTGGCCTTAGCTACGGATTTAGATAAAGATACTAGTGATGAAGATCGTGTGGCTTTAATGACTATACATTTAGCAAAAGGATTAGAATTTCCGCATGTATTTGTAGTAGGAATGGAAGAAGATTTGTTTCCAAGTGCTATGAGTATGAGTACGCGTTCTGAGCTTGAAGAAGAACGCCGTTTGTTTTATGTGGCATTAACACGCGCAGAGCATCAAGCGTATCTTACTTATGCACAATCTCGTTATCGTTGGGGAAAACTTACTGATAGTGAGCCTTCGCGATTTATCGAAGAAATTGATAGCCAATATCTAGAATATATAACTCCAATCGAATCCAATTACAGGTACAAGCCTATGATTGACAGTGATATTTTTGGAGATGTTGATAAATCAAAATTACGATTGGCAAAACCAGTTGCTGGTACACCGCCAAAATACATTACAGATAACGAACCCAAATCAGATATTAATCTTCGGAAATTAAAGCCTGTTTCTAGCAATAATTCCTCTTCTGGCAGTGCTAATTTATTTGATAATAAATTAATAGTTGGAAATATTGTTATGCATGAGCGTTTTGGTAAAGGAGAAATCATTAATTTAGAGGGAGCAGGAGCAGACAAAAAAGCTGAAATCCGTTTTGAAGTAGGCGGAATTAAAAAATTACTGCTGCGCTTTGCAAAATTGGATGTTATCGGATAAAAATCGGTTTCAAGTTTAAGGCTTAAAGTTGTCTTTCGGAAGCACTTTGAACTTTAGATATTTTAACTATAAACTAAAAATATGGCTCAATTTATAAAAATATACGAAGACAAACCTAATGAAGCGGCTATTGCCAAAGTGGTAAAGGTTCTAAAGGATGGAGGCTTGGTTATTTATCCAACCGATACCGTTTATGGTTTAGGCTGTGACATTACAAACACTAAAGCATTAGAACGAATTGCAAAAATAAAAGGGGTGAAGTTAGACAAAGCAAACTTTTCTTTTATATGTCATGATTTGAGCAATTTATCAGATTATGTTAAACAAATTGACACTGCAACTTTTAAAATTTTGAAGAGAGCGTTGCCAGGACCTTATACTTTCATTCTTCCAGGAAATGCTAATTTGCCAAAAGAATTTAAAAAGAAAACAACTGTTGGTATTCGTGTACCAGATAATTCAATTGCGCTGGAAATTGTTCGTCAATTAGGAAACCCTATCGTTTCAACATCCATTCATGATGACGATGATGTAATTGAATATACTACTGATCCAGAACTTATTTTTGAGAAATGGCAGAACCTTGTTGACATGGTTATTGATGGTGGTTATGGAGATAATATGGGATCTACAATCATAGATTTATCAGGTGATGAACCTATTGTTGTCAGAGAAGGTAAAGGAAGTTTAGATATTATTTAAGAAAGTATTGCGTAATAATCATAAAAAAACGTCTTGATTGCTCAAGACGTTTTTTATATAATTTAGTAACGAAATTACTATTGTTGTTTTTTCATTTCTTTTTCAACCATTTCATAAAATTGGTCAATTTTAGGCAATACAACAATACGGGTTCTTCTGTTACGCGCTCTATTTTCAGCAGAATCATTTGCTACTAAAGGTACATAAGAACTTCTACCAGCAGCAATTAATTGTGATGGTTTAACTCCTAATTGATTTGTCAACACACGAATTATTGAAGTAGAACGTTTTACACTCAAGTCCCAGTTGTCTAACAAAATTCCAGAACCATTGTAAGGAACGCTATCTGTATGACCTTCAACCATACATTCAAAATCAGGTTTGTCATTTACAACTTTAGCCACTTTAGCCAAAACTCCTTTAGCTTTATCTGTTACATCATAACTTCCTGTTTTAAACAATAGTTTGTCTGCAATAGAAATAAAAACTACTCCTTTTTCAACATTTATTTCAATATCTGGATCTGATAAACCAACAGCACTTTTTAAACTAGTAACAACTGCAAGTGTAACACTGTCTTTTTTAGTTAAAGCATCTTGCATTCTACTAATTTTCAAATCTTTTTCTTTAATAGATTCTAATGCTTTTTCAATATTTTCAGCTCCTTTAGTAGACAAGATTGTCATGTCTTTTGAAACATTTATTAAATTTTGATTGTGCTCTTTCAAAGAAGCAGCTGTAGCAGCAAGTCCTGCTTTTTCTTCTAAACAAGAATTTAGCTTAACAGTACAAGTATTCAATAAATCTTGAGTTTCTTTGTTTTTAGCTTCAAGTTCTGAATATTTCTTTTTAGAAACACAAGAAGTTAAAAGTGCTAAAACTGATAAAGCAATTACAATTTTTCTCATAAAAATTAATTTTAATTAAACGTGAATTACAAATTTAGGTTATTCTATTTTATTTGAATGTCAAAATATCCTTAAATATCATAACATTTTTTATAAAATATAAGTAAACGATACTTTTTACTGTATAGTATTTTTCAACTTGAAATACTTCTCTTTTATTATAATGAATAGTAAAAAGACTATAAAAGGACGCATGTGCTTTTAAAACAGCTAAAAAATGATTTGTTTTTCCTTTAAGTAAAAATTGAATTGCTGCAATTCCGTCTAGTATCATTCGTTGAAAAAGAATACTATAAATTTCTTTTTGCGGTAAGTTTTTAGTTAACATCAGTAATGAATTTCTAAAATTCAAAAATGTTTTCTTTGGATTACCTTGTTGCAATGTGGCCCCACCCACGTGATAAACCACTGATGCAGAATTATACATAATGGTATATCCTTTATTAATAGTGCGCCAACACAAATCAACTTCTTCTTGGTGGGCAAAAAAATCAGCATCAAAACCTTTTAATTCCTTATAAACGGAACTTCGTATAAAAAAACACGCACCCGAAGCCCAAAATATTTCGCTAGTATCATCGTATTGTCCATTATCTTTTTCCAAAGTTTCAAAAATACGACCACGACAATAGGGATAGCCATACTTATCAATGAATCCGCCAGCTGCACCTGCATATTCAAAGTATTCTTTACGTTTGTAATCCAAAATTTTAGGTTGGATAATAGCTGTTTTAGGTTCGTTTTCGAAAGTAGTAATGATAGGTTTTAGCCAATTTTCGGTTACTTCAATATCTGAATTTACCAAAGCAAAAAGATCAGCATCAACACTTTTTAAGGCTTCATTATACCCCCCTGCAAAACCCAAATTCAAGTCGTTTTTGATGATTTTAACTGTAGGAAAAAAAGTATTTACATAGGAAATAGAATTATCCGTTGAAGCATTATCAGCAACAAAAACGGTAGCATCCGGAGAATTTTTAACTACTGAAGGTAAAAATTGTTCTAATAATTGTACTCCATTCCAATTAAGGATAACAACTGCTACTTTCATTCAGATAAAGTTTTAGACATATAATTAGGTAATTCTGGTAGAAATTGATATTTCTCGTTTTCAAAATCCATCTGGCAAAAGTAATGATTCAAACCATTAGTCACCATTAAAAATTGTGATTGCATGGTCATATTATAGCGTGCAATTTGGTCAAAAGTAGATTGTGCTATTTTTATTTGAGGGGCTTTGCATTCAATTAGAATATAAATTGAACCATCTGGATTAAAGACAACAACATCATACCGTTTTCGTAATCCGTTGACTTTTAAAACTTTTTCAACATTTATTAATGATTTTGGGTATTTTTTTTCTTCCAAAAGAAATTGAACTACATGCTGACGAACCCATTCTTCTGGTGTGAGAATGATAAATTTTTTCCTGATTTCATCAAAAATAGACACTTTATTTTCGCTATTTTTGAGACGAAAAGAATAAGAAGAAAAATTCAGTTTTTGCATTTGACAAAAGTATAAAATAAGTTTAAAATTTAAAGTTTAAAGTTTCACACGATCCTACAAACTTTAGCCTTTAAACCTTAAACAAAAAATAATGGATGAAGTACTAAAAATTGTAAACGATATTAAAGGGGGAAACATCAAACCGATCTACTTTTTGATGGGAGAAGAGCCTTATTATATTGACAAACTATCTGACTATATTGAGCAAAATATATTATCTGAAGAAGAAAAAGGCTTTAATCAAACTGTTTTATATGGGCGTGATGTAACAATTGAAGATGTTGTTTCAACTGCTAAGCGCTATCCAATGATGGCAGATCGTCAAGTGGTAATTATTAAAGAAGCTCAAGAACTCTCCAGAACAATTGACAAAATTGAAAGTTATGTTGAGAATCCTTTGCCAAGTACCGTTTTAGTTTTTTGTTATAAATACAAAACTTTAGATAAACGTAAAAAAGTAACTAAGCTTTTGGGGCAAAAAGGTGTCGTTTTTGAAAGTAAAAAATTATACGAAAACCAAGTTGGAGATTGGATAAAAAGAGTTTTATCGGGAAAGAAATATGCCATTGAACCTAAAGCTTCTGCAATGTTAGTTGAGTTTTTAGGAACTGATTTGAGTAAAATAAATAATGAACTTGAAAAATTACAGATTATTTTACCCGTAGGAAGTACTATTACTCCCAAACATATTGAAGAAAATATAGGGTTTAGTAAAGATTATAATAATTTTGAATTGTTAAATGCACTTGGTTCGCGTAATCAATTGAAAGCATTCCAAATCGTTCAATATTTTTCGGATAATCCAAAAGCAAATCCTTTGGTAGTCACAACAAGTACAATCTTTGGTTTTTATATTAAAATATTAAAATACCACGGATTGAAAGATCGTAATCCTAAAAATGTAGCGACAGCTCTGGGTGTTAGCCCCTATTTTTTAAAGGATTATGATGTTGCACTAAAAAATTATCCAATGAAAAAAGTAAGTCAAATTGTAACTGCTTTGCGAGATATTGATGTGAAAAGTAAAGGAGTAGGAGCAAATGCGTTACCACAATCTGATTTATTAAGAGAAATGCTTTATAAAATATTTAATTAGCGTACAAAATTCCGATATTTGCACCTTTAAAATAAAATACCAAACGTATGGGAATGAATAAAAATACCATTTTAGGATGGGCAACATTGATAATGATTTTGATGGGATTATTGCTTATCGCATTAGGCGCTTTCAGATATGATGATGTTGCTGGCTGGGGGTTTGCAGCTGTAGGAGTTGGATTTCTTGCTAATGCATGGGTTTTTAGCTCTTTGAAAGGAAGAGTATAATTAGATTAATATTGAATTTTAAATTTTATTAAAAAATGGCTGACGATAAAAAAGTAATATTCTCAATGTCAAAATTGAGTAAAACGTATTCAAGTAGTAACAAACAAGTATTAAAAGACATTTATTTGAGTTTCTTTTATGGCGCTAAAATTGGTATTTTAGGTTTAAACGGCTCAGGAAAATCTTCTCTTTTGAAGATTATTGCTGGAGTTGATAAAAACTACCAAGGAGATGTTGTTTTTGCACCAGGTTATACGGTTGGATATTTAGAACAAGAACCTATTTTAGATGATTCTAAAACAGTAATTGAAATTGTAAAAGAAGGTGTTGCCGAAACTATGGCAGTATTAGAAGAATACAACAACATAAACGATTTATTTGGTCTTCCAGAAAACTATGAAGATGCCGATAAAATGGATAAGTTGATGGATCGTCAAGCTGCATTGCAGGACAAAATTGATGCTCTAGGTGCTTGGGAAATTGATACCAAATTAGAGATTGCAATGGATGCGCTACGAACTCCGGAAGGAGATACTCCTATCAAAAATTTATCAGGAGGTGAGCGTCGCCGAGTAGCTTTATGTCGTTTGTTATTGCAACAACCTGATGTATTATTGCTGGATGAGCCTACCAACCACTTAGATGCTGAATCGGTACTTTGGTTAGAACAACATTTAGCTCAATATGCTGGAACTGTAATTGCCGTTACTCACGATAGATATTTCTTAGATAATGTGGCAGGTTGGATTTTGGAATTGGATAGAGGAGAAGGTATTCCATGGAAAGGAAATTATTCTTCTTGGTTAGACCAAAAATCAAACCGTATGGCACAAGAAGAGAAAGTAGCTTCAAAACGTAGAAAAACCTTAGAACGCGAGTTGGATTGGGTTCGTCAAGGAGCTAAAGGACGTCAAACTAAACAAAAAGCACGTTTACAGAATTACGATAAATTATTGAATGAAGATCAAAAACAATTGGATGAGAATCTAGAAATCTACATTCCAAATGGTCCTCGTTTAGGAACTAATGTAATTGAAGCTAAAGGTGTTGCTAAAGCTTTTGGCGATAAATTATTATATGATAATTTGAATTTCACTTTGCCTCAGGCTGGAATTGTTGGTATTATTGGACCAAATGGCGCTGGTAAATCTACTATTTTCAGAATGATAATGGGAGAAGAGAAACCAGACGCAGGAGAGTTTTTAATTGGTGAAACCGTTAAAATCGCTTATGTTGATCAAGCGCATTCTAATATTAATCCAGACAAATCAATTTGGGAAAACTTCTGTGATGGTCAAGAATTAATCATGATGGGAGGTCGTCAAGTGAATTCTCGTGCTTATTTAAGTCGTTTTAACTTTGGTGGAAGTGACCAAAACAAAAAAGTTTCGATGCTTTCAGGAGGTGAAAGAAACCGTTTGCATTTAGCCATGACTTTGAAAGAAGAAGGCAACGTATTATTACTGGATGAGCCTACGAATGATTTGGATATTAATACGCTTAGAGCTTTAGAGGAAGGTTTGGAGAATTTTGCTGGTTGTGCAGTTGTAATTTCTCACGACAGATGGTTCTTAGACAGAATTTGTACGCATATTCTAGCTTTTGAAGGCAACTCTGAAGTGTATTATTTTGAAGGTGGTTTTTCTGATTATGAAGAAAACAAAAAGAAACGATTAGGTGGTGATTTGACTCCAAAACGTCTTAAATACAGAAAATTGATTAGAAGTTAATCTTTTCAATTTTATAAAAACAAAAAAGAGGATATTCATCAAATATCCTCTTTTTTTTTGAAATCTTATTTCTTCTTTTTATCAGAGTTCATCATCATAAATACGGCTGCTATTAAACCAATTATTACCAAACCAAAAACAACTATCATAATAAATGAGCCGTTCCCCCAAGAATATAGTGATAAATTTCTCATAATTAAGATTTTTAAGATTAATCAAATTTAACACTACTATTGTTGTTAAGATATGATAAATGTCATAATCCGCAATTTTTTTACAAAAATTTTAAATTTAATTCAGCTGTTGGTACAAAACAGGATTCTCTTTTTCCATACCATTTGTACCGATTACTAGCAACGTAATCATAAATATAATTTGCAACTGACTTTGGAAAAATTCCTAATAGCGTTCCAAGATAAAAAACACCGTTTAAATCCCTTGAAATT
Above is a window of Flavobacterium sp. 123 DNA encoding:
- a CDS encoding ATP-dependent helicase: MQKYIDQLNEAQREPVLQKDGPMIIIAGAGSGKTRVLTIRIAYLMSQGVDSFSILSLTFTNKAAREMKNRIAQIVGAGEAKNLWMGTFHSVFARILRSEADHLGYPSNFTIYDSQDSVRLISSIIKEMQLDRDVYKPKQVLSRISSYKNSLITVKAYFNNPELQEADAMSKKPRLGEIYQNYVDRCFKAGAMDFDDLLLKTNELLTRFPEVLAKYQNRFRYILVDEYQDTNHSQYLIVRALSDKFQNICVVGDDAQSIYAFRGANINNILNFQKDYEGVKTFRLEQNYRSTKNIVEAANTIIDKNKTKLDKIVWTANDFGPKIKVHRSLTDAEEGRFVASTIFEQKMQNQLHNGAFAILYRTNAQSRAMEDALRKRDIPYRIYGGLSFYQRKEIKDVLCYLRLVINPKDEEALIRVINYPARGIGDTTVEKLTIAANHYKRSIWEVMQNIDKIDLKLNSGTKQKLTDFVTMIQSFQVINENQDAFYITDHVSKKTGLVQELKKDATPEGMAKIQNIEELLNGIKDFTEGQKEIDGARGALSEFMEDVALATDLDKDTSDEDRVALMTIHLAKGLEFPHVFVVGMEEDLFPSAMSMSTRSELEEERRLFYVALTRAEHQAYLTYAQSRYRWGKLTDSEPSRFIEEIDSQYLEYITPIESNYRYKPMIDSDIFGDVDKSKLRLAKPVAGTPPKYITDNEPKSDINLRKLKPVSSNNSSSGSANLFDNKLIVGNIVMHERFGKGEIINLEGAGADKKAEIRFEVGGIKKLLLRFAKLDVIG
- a CDS encoding L-threonylcarbamoyladenylate synthase; this encodes MAQFIKIYEDKPNEAAIAKVVKVLKDGGLVIYPTDTVYGLGCDITNTKALERIAKIKGVKLDKANFSFICHDLSNLSDYVKQIDTATFKILKRALPGPYTFILPGNANLPKEFKKKTTVGIRVPDNSIALEIVRQLGNPIVSTSIHDDDDVIEYTTDPELIFEKWQNLVDMVIDGGYGDNMGSTIIDLSGDEPIVVREGKGSLDII
- a CDS encoding OmpA family protein; this encodes MRKIVIALSVLALLTSCVSKKKYSELEAKNKETQDLLNTCTVKLNSCLEEKAGLAATAASLKEHNQNLINVSKDMTILSTKGAENIEKALESIKEKDLKISRMQDALTKKDSVTLAVVTSLKSAVGLSDPDIEINVEKGVVFISIADKLLFKTGSYDVTDKAKGVLAKVAKVVNDKPDFECMVEGHTDSVPYNGSGILLDNWDLSVKRSTSIIRVLTNQLGVKPSQLIAAGRSSYVPLVANDSAENRARNRRTRIVVLPKIDQFYEMVEKEMKKQQ
- a CDS encoding glycosyltransferase family 2 protein, encoding MKVAVVILNWNGVQLLEQFLPSVVKNSPDATVFVADNASTDNSISYVNTFFPTVKIIKNDLNLGFAGGYNEALKSVDADLFALVNSDIEVTENWLKPIITTFENEPKTAIIQPKILDYKRKEYFEYAGAAGGFIDKYGYPYCRGRIFETLEKDNGQYDDTSEIFWASGACFFIRSSVYKELKGFDADFFAHQEEVDLCWRTINKGYTIMYNSASVVYHVGGATLQQGNPKKTFLNFRNSLLMLTKNLPQKEIYSILFQRMILDGIAAIQFLLKGKTNHFLAVLKAHASFYSLFTIHYNKREVFQVEKYYTVKSIVYLYFIKNVMIFKDILTFK
- a CDS encoding type I restriction enzyme HsdR N-terminal domain-containing protein, producing MQKLNFSSYSFRLKNSENKVSIFDEIRKKFIILTPEEWVRQHVVQFLLEEKKYPKSLINVEKVLKVNGLRKRYDVVVFNPDGSIYILIECKAPQIKIAQSTFDQIARYNMTMQSQFLMVTNGLNHYFCQMDFENEKYQFLPELPNYMSKTLSE
- the holA gene encoding DNA polymerase III subunit delta translates to MDEVLKIVNDIKGGNIKPIYFLMGEEPYYIDKLSDYIEQNILSEEEKGFNQTVLYGRDVTIEDVVSTAKRYPMMADRQVVIIKEAQELSRTIDKIESYVENPLPSTVLVFCYKYKTLDKRKKVTKLLGQKGVVFESKKLYENQVGDWIKRVLSGKKYAIEPKASAMLVEFLGTDLSKINNELEKLQIILPVGSTITPKHIEENIGFSKDYNNFELLNALGSRNQLKAFQIVQYFSDNPKANPLVVTTSTIFGFYIKILKYHGLKDRNPKNVATALGVSPYFLKDYDVALKNYPMKKVSQIVTALRDIDVKSKGVGANALPQSDLLREMLYKIFN
- a CDS encoding CAL67264 family membrane protein, which encodes MGMNKNTILGWATLIMILMGLLLIALGAFRYDDVAGWGFAAVGVGFLANAWVFSSLKGRV
- the ettA gene encoding energy-dependent translational throttle protein EttA; the protein is MADDKKVIFSMSKLSKTYSSSNKQVLKDIYLSFFYGAKIGILGLNGSGKSSLLKIIAGVDKNYQGDVVFAPGYTVGYLEQEPILDDSKTVIEIVKEGVAETMAVLEEYNNINDLFGLPENYEDADKMDKLMDRQAALQDKIDALGAWEIDTKLEIAMDALRTPEGDTPIKNLSGGERRRVALCRLLLQQPDVLLLDEPTNHLDAESVLWLEQHLAQYAGTVIAVTHDRYFLDNVAGWILELDRGEGIPWKGNYSSWLDQKSNRMAQEEKVASKRRKTLERELDWVRQGAKGRQTKQKARLQNYDKLLNEDQKQLDENLEIYIPNGPRLGTNVIEAKGVAKAFGDKLLYDNLNFTLPQAGIVGIIGPNGAGKSTIFRMIMGEEKPDAGEFLIGETVKIAYVDQAHSNINPDKSIWENFCDGQELIMMGGRQVNSRAYLSRFNFGGSDQNKKVSMLSGGERNRLHLAMTLKEEGNVLLLDEPTNDLDINTLRALEEGLENFAGCAVVISHDRWFLDRICTHILAFEGNSEVYYFEGGFSDYEENKKKRLGGDLTPKRLKYRKLIRS